The genomic stretch TGACAGTATATTCTGCTCTAGAAAACCACCTGGGTGCTCTCCCATCTCCAGCATTATCCTACCAAAATGGCACCAGTATTTGGGCTTGAGTGGTCTGCTGGGGTTATCAAAGGGTGGGATCCAAATGGAAGACAGCAGGAGGTCCAAATCAGCTTTAGGACTGGGAAATGCATCTCAGGAACTTTCAGAGCAATAGAAAATACTGGCCTTGTAGGACAATCTGAAACAAACCCCATAAACATTGAGGGATAGTTTATTCTAGCCTCTAAATTTCATCCTATGACTCCTGCATACTGTCTCCTAATCCTGGAAATGTTCTCTAGGTGGACTTATCTTTACATTTCAGTAAAAGAGCCACTTTCTCCATGTTGACTCTGAACAAGCAGTCTTAAATAGCAGGTCCAAACCCTTGAGGCAAAAAGACCAAGAAGCAGAAGAGCTAAAATAGCAGAGCCTGTTTTCACAATATTTCTGGCCTGACCAAAAGCAGGAAATGCAGACATCAGATTCTCATAGCAAGGTTTTTAGCTCTGGCTGCAAATTCATGAGCATTGGCAGTAAGCAGTGAATCTCTGGGAGGCTTACTTGATATAAGTATCTGAAAGTATAGAGATGTCCATCTTGAACTTTACTCCAGCAGCCTGTCCAGTTTGGAATCCCTCAGACAGCTGCCCTGGCccgtgttttttttttgttttttttttgggcagcATTCTGGTTTTTCAGGTCCTAGCCTGGCTCATGAGTTTTTCTGAAGCTAACCTGCAAGTTCAGGAGTTTTCAGAATTTCATTTATGGTTGACTCTGTCCCTTGGAACCTGACCTCTTGAGATTTGGCTCTTGATAGTTGTGATGCTCTGTAAGCTGCTAGCCAATATCAAAACGCTAAAAGGTACTAATGAGGCattcctttttttgtttcagattttcCCTGACCCCTCAGACTTTGACCGTTACTGTAAGCTGAAGGACCGCCTGCCTTCCATTGTGGTGGAGCCAACAGAGGGGGACGTGGAGAGCGGTGAGCTGAGATGGCCACCTGAGGAATTCCTtgtccaggaggaggaggaagaaaactgTGAAGAGGCAAAGAAAGAGAACAAAGAGCAATAAATGGCAGCTGAAGAAAATACAAGGGATTGTATTGTCTTGAGGGAAGCGCCACACCTGTTCTGAAGGTCTTTTTTTCTTAAGAAAAGACAAAGTTCAATTTTGCACCTGCAAGATCTTAggttttttcatattctctgtgtcgAGAACTGAAGCCCTCGATGTGACAGACTCTCCAGACCTTCTGAGGAAGGAAGTCATGCAGAGAAAAATGTTTGCTGTTCTCAAGATCACTCTctgattatattttttttttaaatttttttgttaagACTGAGAGGCGGCAGTGAAATTCCAAGGCCCTTGGTGGCTGGTGAACAAGCAGGGTTGTTTAATGAGTTGTGGGGAGGGTGGGAATAAAGCGAAATGTAAACTGCAGTAGTGTTGAGCAAGGAATTGCCTCTGGCTACAAAAGCATGAGACTAAAGTCTTCATCTCTTAAATTTTCCTTTCTTATAAGCTTCTGTTTGTGTATCTGGAGTGGAGGGGAAATGTATGGTGACATGTCCCAAATGGATGCTCTGCTGACAATTGCTGGGTGGCATAGAGAGGCAAAGGGGCTTGTAGTCTTTGCCCAGTTGCACATCTCCTGAAGTTACACAAGCATGTGTAAGAGTAATGAATTTCTTGTGTTAACTATCAAACCTGATCCCAGTCTTTGCCCAGAAGatattttctctccttctcttctctgTCTGCATTTAATCCTTGTAATGCTGAACAACTCAGCTGGCAGGGTCAGTGTGTTCTGCTACTCTCCATCTGTTCTGCAAGATCCTCATTCCTCTTGCAGATTAGCATGAGGTAACAAAGAAATTTCGCAACATCTAAATCTACCCGAGATCTTGTTCTAGAAGTAGTTAGGATGTTTCTCTCCTGCTAGCTGAGCCTGCTGTAGGAAGAGACAACTCATGGTGCATGAAGCTTGCAAGGTGAAGGGGCCACCTGCCTTCTAGATGATTCTGGGGCTGCATGGTTTCAATCTCAAACATGCTGGGTCAACAGTCTGATCAAAACTGGCTGAGTAGAGGGACATGAGGAGAATCTGCAGGGAATTGGTAGGTTTGGGTTTTCTTTATCAGCAGTGCTTTACCAGAGTTCCAAGACCTGGCAATGCTGGCAGACCAAGATGCTTGCAAAAATCAACTCCATAAGAATGGATGAAATTGAAAATTTGCACAAAGTCAGAGAAGAATGTTGCCAAAAGTGAAATCAAAGAGGCAGTCCTAAATCAAATAGCTGACTTGAAAGGataagatgggggtggggaaatgatTCCTCTCTTCACAGTATTTCATGGCTTTGGAGTGTTTTGGACAAAAGGATGTGCTTCTGATTGCAACAAAGTATTAGTAGGGTTTAATAAAGGGCAAGCTGGTTTGTAAGGTCTAAGGTATCCCATGCAACTTGTTCAGTGCTGAGTTCTGTCTGTCTTACCTGACCTTTGTCTACTAGGGGAACTGGTTGAAAGGCAGGCTGATTTGCCACTTTCCACAAAAGTGGCAATCCAGCAACTTTATGGAAAAGCTCCAGGGGGCTCCAAGGCATCTGTTGGGGAGCTGACAAGTCTAAGAATAAAGTGCTGGTAGTTTCCACCTTAAAACAAGTCTGGAGACATTAAAGGAAGAAAGACCGATGTTAAGGCCTTAACCAGACATTTTGATAAAACCCAGTGCATCCCATCTGCTAATAACTGgttcaattaaaaatatatttggactgtgtgtgtatatgtgtgtgtgtgtgtatatatatatatatatatatatatttgtatctAATACCTCATGAGTAGTTTAAACgctggtgggggttgggggattGCTTTTAACATATCGGCAGGATTGTTTTAGTCTTTGTCTTGCTTGTGATTAAAGATAATGGCAATAACTTACCAGCTCTGTTACAATTTCAGACAGACCTGAGGGATTGGAGACTGATTCTTTTTTGCATTGTTCGGACTAGTACCTATGTAGAATGCAGCTTGTCTCTTCCTCCTTTTTAGCCGCAAAGaaccagtctgtctgtctgtctctcttgtccccccctcccccaaggtttGGTGGATGCTTTGTCATCACTGACCTCTCATCATGATCTAGTGATATCATTTTTAAACTGATGGATCCAGCTGTTTGTATCTGAACATCTGTTCTAGTCTTGCTGTCTAATGGAATGAACTTGTACACCTGTATACCAGCCagtctccttttttttaaaactgttactAGTCTCCAATCTGTGCCATCATGCTGAGACTTGTTAACAGAGGTTACTACGTGGGTAAAAGGATGGAAATCCTTATCCCCCAGATGTGAGCAGAAGTGTCTGCCGTAAAGACTGGCATATTCCTGTCTGCATCCTCTTCTTTTTTTATGGTATTGTGTATTTCTATTTGTCAAATGTATTTGAAGAACAAAGCACTCCAGTAAAACTCCTGTTGTCTGATGTACATTCTATTtctgtaattcttttttgagcctcAGGGAGAagctagcttttttttttttcaaactactTTTTTGTCACTGTGACAGTTGTAAATAAAGTTTGAAAATGCTTTCCAACTTGGTGGCTTTTTTAAATTCTGCTTACAGAAAAGTGGGTTGGGATTTCAGGTTTCCCAGGAAGCAACCTTTCACTTTAAAAGCAAGGCCATATTAtgcaaagcacttaggcatgtgTCCCAGTAAAGCTGATACAATTTAAGCATATGTTTAGACTTACCCGGTAATTATAGTTCTTAAGGGGCTTGTTGAGCTAGCACCTAAATCACTTAAAAGGATGAAATCAAGGGACTTGACTCTTCTTTGCCTTGCACCTCTGCAAAGAACtaaggggtgggggaatttgcAAAGGGACTTGGGCATTGCAAGTTGGGCACCTAGGAAATCACAGGAACACTGC from Lepidochelys kempii isolate rLepKem1 chromosome 3, rLepKem1.hap2, whole genome shotgun sequence encodes the following:
- the LBH gene encoding protein LBH: MSVFFPIHCPDYLRSAEMTEVMMNTTSMDEIGLSPRKDGLSYQIFPDPSDFDRYCKLKDRLPSIVVEPTEGDVESGELRWPPEEFLVQEEEEENCEEAKKENKEQ